From the Salarias fasciatus chromosome 16, fSalaFa1.1, whole genome shotgun sequence genome, one window contains:
- the vgll3 gene encoding transcription cofactor vestigial-like protein 3 encodes MSCLDVMYHQGYGAHYLPAAAYKATYYNHHHQQQQQRKLSVYSKMQECMEQQQPGAGRGMLPRDQGLRQGPAVPGTESGRGASSDSELKDGTQPAEAEYLSSRCVLFTYFQGEIGDVVDEHFSRALSQSSSFSSEAKPIRVTQPSASASSLWKDGGSLSEGQASPAWNSTYPAQGGSCLPSVSVSVHPDFSPSPVSFNHSDGALWAGHVLSQTSLPPTAAALSDSWTYSLNSQSTSGYPNVHDVYHPHSHSHPHIHARHHHPMLHTYPAHSPALDPRFNPLLLPGVRSQSQSAASTGSSPLSEAVKTEMDASGSSSPVPAPSVTWAPSAAHGSLEAYDSALDQTKAKTSAWF; translated from the exons ATGAGTTGCCTGGATGTGATGTACCATCAGGGCTATGGAGCGCACTACCTCCCCGCGGCGGCGTACAAGGCGACCTATTacaaccaccatcaccagcaacaacaacag AGGAAGTTGAGCGTTTACAGCAAAATGCAGGAGTGtatggagcagcagcagccaggagcaggaagagggatGCTGCCCCGGGATCAGGGCCTCCGGCAGGGCCCCGCAGTACCGGGCACCGAATCAGGCCGCGGGGCCTCGTCTGATTCGGAGCTCAAGGATGGCACCCAGCCGGCAGAGGCAGAATACTTGAGTTCCCGATGTGTGCTGTTCACGTACTTCCAAGGCGAGATTGGCGACGTGGTGGACGAGCACTTCTCCCGGGCTCTCAGCCagtccagcagcttcagcagcgagGCCAAGCCCATCAGGGTGACCCAGCCGTCAgcctctgcctcctccctctGGAAAG ATGGTGGCTCTCTCTCGGAAGGTCAGGCCAGCCCAGCTTGGAACAGCACGTATCCAGCCCAGGGCGGCTCCTGCCTCCCCTCAGTCTCAGTTTCAGTCCACCCAGACTTTTCCCCCAGCCCTGTGTCCTTCAACCATTCAGACGGAGCCCTGTGGGCCGGCCACGTGCTCTCCCAAACCAGCCTgccccccaccgccgccgccctctCAGACAGCTGGACCTACAGCCTGAACTCCCAGAGCACGAGCGGCTACCCGAACGTCCACGATGTCTACCACCCTCACTCTCACTCCCACCCCCACATCCACGCCCGGCACCACCACCCCATGCTCCACACATACCCGGCCCACAGTCCGGCGCTGGATCCCAGATTCAACCCGCTGCTGCTTCCTGGCGTTCGGAGCCAGAGCCAGTCGGCCGCCAGCACGGGGAGCTCCCCGCTCAGCGAGGCGGTGAAGACAGAGATGGAcgccagcggcagcagcagccccgTGCCGGCCCCGTCCGTCACCTGGGCCCCCTCCGCAGCTCACGGATCTTTGGAGGCGTATGATTCAG ctcttgATCAGACCAAAGCAAAGACATCAGCTTGGTTTTAA